One window of Gammaproteobacteria bacterium genomic DNA carries:
- a CDS encoding DedA family protein translates to MIFTALYDRALRWSQHRHAPWYLGTLSFAESSFFPVPPDVMLAPMVLAQPRRGPSLALLTTVTSVLGGVAGWLIGYFGFEAASGLLQQAGYMDDYARVSEWFGRWGFWAVLLAGFSPVPYKIFTIAAGSLAMPLPLFVLASTFGRGARFFLVALMIMAGGERAAQSLRRHVEVLGWAIVAIGIVVYLWVR, encoded by the coding sequence ATGATTTTCACCGCACTTTATGACCGGGCATTGCGCTGGTCGCAGCATCGCCACGCTCCCTGGTACCTCGGTACGCTCAGTTTCGCCGAATCGTCGTTCTTCCCGGTGCCGCCGGACGTCATGCTGGCGCCAATGGTGCTGGCCCAGCCGCGTCGCGGTCCCTCTCTGGCATTGCTGACGACTGTCACATCCGTGCTGGGCGGCGTTGCCGGATGGCTGATCGGCTACTTCGGTTTCGAGGCCGCGTCGGGTTTGCTGCAGCAGGCTGGGTACATGGATGACTATGCCCGGGTCAGTGAGTGGTTTGGGCGGTGGGGTTTCTGGGCTGTCCTGCTGGCCGGGTTTTCCCCGGTGCCATATAAAATATTCACAATCGCCGCCGGTTCGCTGGCGATGCCGCTGCCGTTGTTTGTTCTGGCGTCGACCTTTGGTCGCGGCGCGCGGTTCTTCCTCGTCGCTCTGATGATCATGGCCGGTGGCGAGCGTGCCGCACAAAGCCTTCGGCGACACGTGGAAGTGCTGGGCTGGGCCATCGTGGCAATCGGTATTGTCGTCTACCTGTGGGTGCGATAG
- a CDS encoding protein-L-isoaspartate(D-aspartate) O-methyltransferase: protein MNPLGIGMTSARTRERLIDRLRQQGIADEMVLDRIRNVPRHLFVDEALASRAYEDTALPIGQGQTISQPYVVARMTEALMAAGRPEKVLEVGTGCGYQTAVLSPLAGNIFSVERIGSLLRRTRRLLRQLDIYNVKLRHGDGWQGWKANAPYDGILVAAAPREIPCALIEQLADGGRLIIPVGAQGRQTLMAYTRNGKNVEQADLGAVSFVPLLQGTH, encoded by the coding sequence ATGAATCCGCTCGGGATTGGCATGACCTCGGCGCGAACCCGCGAAAGGCTGATAGACCGGCTGCGGCAGCAGGGTATAGCCGATGAGATGGTGCTTGACCGCATTCGCAACGTACCACGGCACCTGTTCGTCGATGAGGCGCTGGCCAGCCGCGCATACGAAGATACAGCGCTACCGATCGGCCAGGGGCAGACGATTTCCCAGCCATACGTGGTCGCGCGGATGACCGAGGCGCTGATGGCCGCCGGCCGGCCGGAGAAAGTGCTGGAGGTTGGCACCGGGTGTGGCTACCAGACAGCCGTGCTGAGCCCGCTGGCAGGAAATATTTTCAGCGTGGAACGGATCGGGTCACTGTTACGTCGTACTCGCCGTCTGCTGCGTCAGCTCGACATTTATAACGTCAAGCTGCGTCACGGCGATGGCTGGCAGGGGTGGAAGGCAAATGCGCCGTATGACGGCATCCTTGTCGCCGCCGCGCCGCGCGAAATTCCGTGCGCCCTGATCGAGCAGCTCGCAGATGGCGGGCGCCTGATCATTCCGGTCGGGGCACAGGGCCGGCAGACTCTGATGGCTTATACCCGCAACGGTAAAAACGTGGAGCAGGCGGATCTTGGTGCGGTAAGTTTCGTGCCACTGCTGCAGGGCACTCACTGA
- the surE gene encoding 5'/3'-nucleotidase SurE codes for MNILLSNDDGYHAKGLLALSSVLREMAEITVVAPDRNRSGASNSLTLEAPLRIRRQGPGVYAVNGTPTDCVHVAITGFLDDDPDMVISGINHGANLGDDVLYSGTVAAAMEGRFLGLPAVAISLVSSRSTNMPAAARVAGDLVRMLRKSPLPPDSILNINVPDLSYEQLAGFKATRLGYRHRAEPVVRSTDPRGSTIYWVGPAGPEQDCGPGTDFNAISEGYVSVTPLQVDLTAHNEIADVATWLDSER; via the coding sequence GTGAACATATTGCTCAGTAACGATGACGGTTATCACGCCAAGGGGTTGCTCGCCCTGTCATCGGTGCTGCGTGAAATGGCTGAAATTACCGTGGTCGCGCCGGATCGCAATCGCAGTGGGGCGAGCAACTCACTGACACTGGAAGCGCCGCTGCGTATACGGCGGCAGGGCCCTGGTGTTTATGCAGTCAATGGTACGCCGACAGATTGCGTGCATGTCGCCATTACCGGCTTTCTCGATGATGATCCGGACATGGTTATATCCGGGATAAACCACGGCGCCAATCTCGGTGACGATGTCCTGTACTCGGGCACCGTCGCTGCCGCAATGGAGGGTCGTTTTCTGGGCCTGCCGGCCGTTGCTATTTCGCTGGTCTCATCGCGCAGCACCAACATGCCGGCGGCTGCCAGGGTGGCGGGCGACCTGGTGCGTATGCTGCGCAAGTCGCCGTTGCCGCCGGATTCGATCCTCAACATCAACGTCCCGGATCTTTCTTACGAGCAACTGGCTGGTTTCAAAGCCACGCGGCTCGGCTACCGGCACCGCGCCGAACCGGTGGTGCGCTCGACGGATCCGCGCGGCTCGACGATTTACTGGGTCGGGCCGGCCGGACCCGAGCAGGACTGCGGTCCCGGCACCGATTTTAATGCGATCTCCGAGGGCTACGTTTCGGTTACGCCGTTGCAGGTGGACCTGACGGCACACAACGAGATTGCTGACGTCGCAACGTGGCTGGATAGCGAACGATGA
- a CDS encoding DNA mismatch repair protein MutS: MTDDHDDDDIFRRHMAGVRRLRAHKTHTERPRPRAKARFARADQQQVLQESLTGEPASDSQAEVRYAQPGVSPTVLRKLRRGKYSIADELDLHGLNVAMAAQALDEFLAECSSLGHRCVRIIHGKGTRSGHGGPVLKPKVCHWLRRREQVLAFTTAPNHDGGSGALYVLLR, from the coding sequence ATGACTGACGACCACGACGACGACGATATCTTTCGCAGGCACATGGCTGGTGTGCGACGCCTGCGCGCGCACAAGACCCACACCGAGCGGCCACGACCGCGCGCGAAGGCACGATTTGCCCGGGCCGATCAGCAGCAGGTACTGCAGGAAAGCCTGACCGGCGAACCGGCCAGCGACAGCCAGGCGGAAGTACGCTACGCGCAGCCGGGCGTAAGCCCCACCGTATTGCGCAAACTCCGACGTGGTAAATACAGCATTGCCGACGAACTTGACCTGCACGGGCTCAATGTCGCAATGGCGGCACAGGCGCTCGATGAGTTTCTGGCCGAATGCAGCAGCCTCGGCCATCGCTGTGTGCGCATTATCCATGGCAAGGGCACACGCTCCGGTCATGGTGGGCCGGTGCTGAAACCCAAAGTCTGTCACTGGCTGCGCCGCCGCGAGCAGGTACTCGCTTTTACCACCGCACCCAACCACGACGGCGGCAGCGGGGCACTCTACGTCCTGCTGCGCTGA
- a CDS encoding tRNA pseudouridine(13) synthase TruD, with product MNLPSGGVDKVSGTIRTRPQDFRVDEALGFAPAGAGEHLLVRLEKTGANTAWVAQQLARCYGVGRRDVAFAGRKDRHAVTRQWYSVWLPGRQAPPAVQLAIEGVEVLETVRHDRKLRRGALAYNQFEITVRELHDPEQLLEQRLQAISNDGFPNYFGSQRFGHDGHNLQLARRLFAGSAKLRRNQRSMALSAARAAIFNAVLDRRIADDSWNSALAGDALILDGSGSFFSCETPDQEIAGRLQAGDIHVSGPLWGRGELPVCGAVAALERETAEQFSDLAAGLEHNRLRQERRALRILPSDMAWEITDELLLRFRLPSGVYATSLLAAAMTVHDAASAQRHS from the coding sequence ATGAACCTGCCGTCAGGCGGCGTGGACAAGGTCAGCGGCACCATACGCACCCGGCCCCAGGATTTTCGCGTCGATGAAGCGCTCGGATTTGCACCGGCCGGGGCAGGTGAGCACCTGCTGGTGCGACTGGAAAAAACCGGCGCCAATACCGCCTGGGTGGCGCAGCAGCTGGCCCGCTGTTACGGGGTCGGCAGGCGAGATGTGGCTTTCGCCGGTCGCAAGGATCGCCATGCCGTAACCCGCCAGTGGTACTCGGTCTGGTTGCCAGGCAGGCAAGCCCCTCCCGCCGTACAGTTGGCTATCGAGGGCGTGGAGGTACTCGAAACGGTGCGCCACGATCGCAAGCTGCGGCGCGGCGCCCTGGCGTATAACCAGTTCGAAATCACGGTGCGCGAGCTGCATGATCCGGAGCAGTTGCTGGAACAGCGTTTGCAGGCGATCAGCAACGACGGCTTTCCCAATTACTTCGGTTCGCAGCGCTTCGGTCACGACGGGCACAACCTGCAGCTGGCGCGACGGCTGTTCGCCGGTTCGGCAAAGCTGAGAAGAAACCAGCGCTCAATGGCGCTTTCGGCCGCACGTGCGGCAATATTCAATGCGGTCCTGGACCGGCGTATAGCTGATGACAGCTGGAACAGCGCGCTGGCCGGTGATGCACTGATCCTCGATGGCAGCGGCAGCTTTTTCTCGTGCGAGACGCCGGATCAGGAGATTGCCGGCAGGCTGCAAGCCGGCGACATTCACGTCTCCGGGCCGCTATGGGGCCGCGGTGAGCTACCGGTCTGCGGTGCGGTCGCTGCGCTGGAGCGGGAGACCGCAGAACAGTTCAGCGACCTGGCCGCCGGACTGGAGCACAATCGGCTCAGGCAGGAGCGCCGTGCACTACGTATCCTGCCGAGTGACATGGCGTGGGAAATTACGGACGAGCTGTTGCTGCGTTTCCGGCTGCCGTCGGGAGTATACGCAACCAGCCTGCTGGCAGCCGCAATGACCGTGCACGATGCTGCATCAGCGCAGCGCCACTCATGA
- the ftsB gene encoding cell division protein FtsB: MRTMLAIMAVILAVLVYRYWLTDDGIREVWRLERAVAEQREQNEQLQRRNDALEAEVADLKSGSDAIEERARAELGMKRANETFYQVVEKDNENE; encoded by the coding sequence GTGCGTACTATGCTGGCAATTATGGCTGTCATCCTGGCGGTATTGGTGTACCGCTACTGGCTGACAGATGACGGCATTCGTGAGGTGTGGCGGCTGGAGCGGGCGGTCGCAGAACAACGGGAACAGAACGAACAACTGCAGCGGCGCAACGATGCCCTGGAGGCGGAGGTTGCGGACCTGAAAAGCGGCAGTGATGCCATCGAAGAACGGGCACGTGCGGAACTGGGTATGAAGCGCGCCAATGAGACGTTCTACCAGGTCGTCGAAAAGGATAACGAGAACGAATGA
- the eno gene encoding phosphopyruvate hydratase, protein MSEIKTVRGREVLDSRGNPTVEADVCLASGVMARAAVPSGASTGAREAVELRDGDKTRYLGKGVLTAVAHVNGELRDAVTGMAAAQQRELDQKMIDLDGTENKSRLGANAILAVSLAAARAAAIEAGIGLHRHIAALAENNSLAMPVPMMNIINGGAHADNSVDIQEFMIMPVGAPSFREALRYGAEIFHVLKKVLQERGLTTAVGDEGGFAPDLPSNEAALETIMEAIDRAGYTPGKQIALALDVASSEFCNDGTYSLAAEGKDFDAAGFSQYLAGLADRYPIVSIEDGMGEDDWAGWAILTDALGARTQLVGDDLFVTNTRILRKGIDEGIANSILIKPNQIGTLTETLDAIAMAREAGYTAVISHRSGETEDSTIADIAVATTATQIKTGSLSRSDRLAKYNQLIRIEEGLGESASYYGHAALKAID, encoded by the coding sequence ATGAGTGAAATCAAAACAGTTCGCGGGCGTGAAGTCCTGGATTCGCGCGGTAACCCGACAGTCGAGGCGGACGTCTGTCTCGCATCCGGCGTGATGGCACGCGCTGCGGTTCCGTCAGGCGCCTCGACCGGTGCGCGCGAGGCGGTGGAGCTGCGTGACGGCGACAAGACGCGATATCTTGGAAAGGGCGTGCTTACTGCGGTAGCGCACGTCAATGGCGAGCTGCGCGATGCGGTAACCGGTATGGCGGCTGCGCAGCAACGTGAGCTGGATCAGAAAATGATCGATCTCGATGGCACTGAAAACAAGTCGCGTCTCGGCGCAAACGCGATTCTCGCTGTGTCGCTGGCTGCGGCGCGAGCGGCAGCGATCGAAGCAGGTATCGGCCTGCACCGGCATATCGCGGCGCTGGCGGAAAACAATTCTCTGGCGATGCCGGTACCGATGATGAACATCATCAACGGCGGTGCCCATGCGGATAACAGCGTCGATATCCAGGAGTTCATGATCATGCCGGTCGGCGCGCCCAGTTTCCGCGAAGCGCTGCGTTATGGTGCCGAGATTTTTCATGTTCTGAAAAAGGTGCTGCAGGAACGTGGCCTGACCACGGCGGTGGGCGACGAAGGTGGTTTTGCGCCAGACCTGCCATCCAACGAAGCAGCGCTGGAAACAATAATGGAAGCCATCGATCGTGCCGGCTATACACCGGGCAAACAGATCGCGCTGGCACTTGACGTCGCCTCGTCGGAATTTTGCAACGACGGCACCTACAGCCTGGCAGCGGAAGGCAAGGACTTCGATGCCGCCGGATTCAGCCAGTACCTGGCCGGGCTGGCGGATCGCTATCCGATAGTGTCGATTGAAGACGGCATGGGTGAGGACGACTGGGCCGGTTGGGCCATTCTCACTGACGCGCTTGGCGCGCGGACGCAGCTGGTCGGCGATGATCTTTTTGTCACCAACACGCGAATACTCAGGAAAGGTATCGACGAAGGCATTGCCAACTCCATTCTCATCAAACCAAACCAGATTGGCACGCTTACCGAAACCCTGGACGCCATTGCCATGGCGCGCGAGGCGGGTTACACGGCGGTGATCTCCCATCGCTCGGGTGAAACCGAGGACAGCACCATTGCCGATATTGCTGTTGCAACTACCGCTACGCAGATCAAGACCGGGTCGTTGTCGCGTTCTGACCGTCTGGCGAAATACAATCAGTTGATTCGCATCGAGGAGGGCCTTGGCGAATCTGCGAGCTACTACGGCCACGCGGCGCTAAAAGCGATCGATTGA
- the kdsA gene encoding 3-deoxy-8-phosphooctulonate synthase: MELCNFKVGPDHPLFLIAGPCVIESEQLAIDTAGTLREITGRLGVPFIFKSSFDKANRSSIGSFRGPGIADGLRILEAVRKQVGVPVLTDVHEDTPLAEVAAVVDVLQTPAFLCRQTNFIVAVAGLGKAVNIKKGQFLSPWEMGNVVNKARSTGNEQIMVCERGFSFGYNNLVSDMRSLSVMRDTGCPVVFDATHSVQLPGGRGDASGGQREFIPVLARAAVAAGVSGLFAETHPDPANALSDGPNAWPLDRMKQLLEVLVDIDQAVKKREFAEDSLRRER; this comes from the coding sequence ATGGAATTGTGTAACTTCAAGGTGGGGCCGGACCACCCGCTGTTCCTCATCGCCGGGCCCTGCGTCATCGAGAGCGAGCAGCTTGCTATCGATACCGCCGGTACGCTCAGGGAAATCACCGGCCGGCTTGGCGTGCCGTTCATATTCAAGTCCTCGTTCGACAAAGCCAATCGCTCATCGATCGGCAGTTTTCGCGGTCCGGGGATTGCTGACGGATTGCGTATTCTCGAGGCGGTACGCAAACAGGTGGGGGTGCCCGTACTGACCGATGTGCATGAAGACACGCCGCTGGCAGAAGTGGCTGCTGTCGTCGACGTACTGCAGACGCCCGCCTTCCTGTGCCGCCAGACCAATTTCATCGTGGCGGTTGCCGGGCTAGGCAAGGCGGTCAATATAAAGAAAGGGCAGTTCCTGTCGCCGTGGGAGATGGGTAATGTGGTTAACAAGGCGCGCAGTACCGGTAATGAACAGATAATGGTGTGTGAACGCGGTTTTTCATTCGGCTATAACAACCTGGTCTCCGACATGCGCTCGCTTTCTGTGATGCGTGACACCGGTTGTCCGGTTGTATTTGACGCGACCCACTCGGTGCAGCTGCCGGGCGGGCGTGGCGATGCTTCCGGCGGCCAGCGCGAGTTCATACCCGTGCTGGCCCGGGCCGCCGTGGCGGCCGGGGTGTCCGGCCTGTTCGCCGAGACTCACCCCGATCCGGCCAACGCGCTCAGTGACGGGCCGAATGCGTGGCCGCTCGATCGCATGAAGCAGTTGCTTGAGGTGCTGGTAGATATAGACCAGGCAGTGAAAAAACGGGAATTTGCCGAGGACAGCTTGCGCCGGGAGCGTTGA
- a CDS encoding CTP synthase: protein MTRFVFITGGVVSSLGKGISAASLGAILEARGLKISMIKLDPYINVDPGTMSPFQHGEVFVTADGTESDLDLGHYERFVRTTTGRNSNFTTGRIYETVIRKERRGDYLGATVQVIPHITDEIIDSIKLGAGDADVCMVEIGGTVGDIESLPFLEAIRQFGVESEPGQVLYMHLTLVPYIATSREMKTKPTQHSVKELRSIGIQPDVLLCRVDRPLPRDERRKIALFTNVAERAVIPAMDADDIYKIPMLLRDEGLDDIVVEKMQLDLPPADLAEWIGVVEAKQNTTAEVNIAMVGKYVHFRDSYISLSEALTHAGVHTATKVNIHYVESQDLESGSTDVLAGMDAILVPGGFGERGVEGKIRAVQHARELGIPYLGICLGLQVAVIEYARNVAGLDGAQSTEFDRQTPHPVIALITEWQDHEGSIERRNVDSELGGTMRLGAQECLLEPGTRAAELYDNASVMERHRHRYEFNNIYRKRLTAAGLSISGKSVDDLVEIIEIADHPWFVACQFHPEFTSNPRDGHPLFSGFVEAARRYRFEQLPQRARA, encoded by the coding sequence ATGACTCGCTTCGTATTTATTACCGGCGGTGTTGTCTCGTCGCTGGGCAAGGGAATCTCGGCGGCTTCGCTCGGCGCGATACTCGAAGCGCGCGGGCTGAAGATCAGCATGATAAAGCTGGATCCTTACATCAACGTCGATCCGGGCACCATGAGCCCGTTCCAGCACGGCGAGGTATTTGTCACCGCCGACGGTACAGAGAGCGACCTGGACCTGGGTCACTACGAGCGTTTTGTTCGAACCACCACCGGGCGCAACAGCAATTTCACCACCGGGCGCATCTATGAAACCGTTATCCGTAAGGAGCGGCGCGGGGATTATCTCGGTGCCACGGTGCAGGTAATCCCGCATATCACGGACGAAATTATTGACAGCATCAAGCTCGGGGCCGGTGATGCAGACGTCTGCATGGTCGAAATTGGCGGCACGGTGGGTGACATCGAGTCGCTGCCTTTTCTCGAGGCGATCCGCCAGTTTGGCGTCGAGTCAGAACCGGGCCAGGTTCTGTACATGCACCTGACCCTTGTGCCGTACATAGCCACCTCGCGCGAGATGAAAACGAAACCGACACAGCATTCGGTGAAGGAACTTCGCTCGATCGGCATCCAGCCGGATGTGCTGTTGTGTCGTGTAGACCGGCCGCTGCCGCGGGACGAGCGCCGGAAAATTGCGTTGTTTACCAATGTTGCCGAACGCGCGGTTATTCCGGCAATGGACGCCGACGACATCTACAAGATTCCAATGCTGTTGCGCGACGAAGGGCTCGACGACATCGTTGTCGAGAAAATGCAGCTCGACCTGCCGCCGGCTGACCTGGCGGAGTGGATTGGTGTGGTAGAGGCCAAGCAGAACACGACCGCAGAAGTGAACATCGCGATGGTTGGCAAGTACGTGCACTTTCGCGATTCGTATATCTCGCTCAGCGAGGCATTGACCCATGCCGGCGTGCATACAGCTACCAAGGTCAATATTCACTATGTCGAGTCGCAGGATCTCGAATCCGGCAGCACAGATGTATTGGCGGGAATGGACGCCATCCTGGTCCCCGGCGGTTTCGGTGAGCGCGGCGTGGAGGGCAAGATCCGGGCCGTGCAGCATGCGCGCGAACTGGGTATCCCGTACCTGGGTATCTGCCTCGGGCTGCAGGTGGCAGTCATCGAGTACGCCCGCAATGTGGCCGGGCTGGACGGCGCCCAGAGCACGGAATTCGATCGCCAGACACCGCATCCGGTCATTGCGCTGATTACCGAGTGGCAGGACCACGAAGGTTCGATCGAACGCCGCAATGTCGATTCCGAGCTCGGTGGCACTATGCGGCTGGGTGCCCAGGAATGCCTGCTGGAGCCCGGTACCCGTGCTGCCGAACTATATGACAATGCCAGCGTGATGGAACGTCACCGCCATCGCTACGAGTTCAACAATATATATCGCAAGCGGCTCACCGCTGCCGGTCTGAGCATTTCCGGCAAGTCGGTCGACGATCTCGTAGAGATCATCGAGATTGCCGATCACCCCTGGTTTGTTGCCTGCCAGTTTCACCCCGAATTCACCTCCAATCCGCGCGACGGTCACCCGTTGTTCTCGGGCTTTGTCGAGGCAGCCCGGCGCTATCGCTTCGAGCAGCTGCCGCAGCGCGCCCGCGCCTGA
- the tilS gene encoding tRNA lysidine(34) synthetase TilS, giving the protein MALTPELILSQVAAQVELQGPRRYIVAFSGGLDSTVLLDLTRRALPRIPGADLLAVHVDHGLHADSAQWASRCADVARRFGVAFALQREQVSYEPGDSPEARARSVRYAALLKHCKPGDVLLTAHHRDDQLETVLLQLLRGAGSAGLAGMPVLRQLQAGAWHFRPLLDTAREQLHTYAGAHGLEWSDDPSNVDQRYDRNYLRHVVLPLVRDRWPGAAVAVSRAARHSAAMARLAHQVGAQDALAAAAGDTFDCSRVGTLSGERVANALRQWLVATGLPTPDTAQFTQVMRLIDSQPGEACVSWPGCEVRRYGTRLYAMQPLAALTDGFTATLSAGASVTLPAGLGRLVYAEDEAGLAAGECETLSVRFRRGGESIRPKGGGQTRKLRNLYQEARVVPWMRPRIPLLYAGDQLAAVADLWQEEALSSAGRGLRLRWEDHPALY; this is encoded by the coding sequence GTGGCCCTGACACCTGAACTGATTCTCAGCCAGGTTGCTGCACAGGTTGAATTGCAGGGACCGCGCCGCTATATCGTGGCATTCAGTGGTGGCCTGGACAGCACGGTGCTGCTTGACCTGACGCGGCGCGCCCTGCCACGGATTCCCGGAGCCGATCTGCTGGCGGTGCATGTCGATCACGGGCTGCACGCCGACTCGGCACAGTGGGCATCACGGTGCGCCGATGTTGCCAGGCGCTTTGGCGTTGCGTTCGCCTTGCAACGCGAACAGGTCAGTTACGAGCCGGGCGACAGCCCCGAAGCCAGGGCGCGATCTGTCCGCTATGCAGCGCTGTTAAAACACTGCAAGCCGGGCGATGTACTGTTGACCGCGCACCATCGCGACGACCAGCTGGAGACAGTGTTGCTGCAGCTGTTGCGTGGTGCCGGCAGCGCCGGTCTCGCCGGCATGCCGGTGTTGCGCCAGCTGCAGGCCGGGGCGTGGCATTTTCGACCGTTGCTGGATACTGCCCGGGAACAGTTGCACACGTATGCCGGTGCGCACGGGCTGGAATGGAGCGACGACCCGTCAAACGTCGACCAGCGTTACGACCGCAACTACCTTCGCCACGTCGTGCTGCCGCTGGTTCGCGATCGCTGGCCGGGTGCCGCAGTAGCGGTCTCGCGGGCTGCCCGGCATAGCGCGGCAATGGCAAGACTGGCGCACCAGGTCGGTGCGCAGGACGCACTGGCTGCCGCGGCCGGTGATACCTTTGATTGCAGCCGGGTTGGGACCTTATCCGGTGAGCGCGTCGCCAACGCGCTGCGCCAGTGGCTGGTCGCTACTGGTTTGCCAACACCCGACACGGCGCAGTTCACACAGGTTATGCGGCTCATCGACAGCCAGCCTGGTGAGGCCTGTGTCAGCTGGCCCGGTTGCGAGGTGCGTCGCTACGGAACGCGCCTGTACGCGATGCAGCCGCTGGCAGCACTGACAGACGGTTTCACCGCCACGCTCAGCGCCGGCGCAAGCGTAACCTTACCGGCCGGTTTAGGCCGGCTGGTCTACGCGGAAGACGAGGCCGGGCTGGCTGCCGGTGAATGTGAAACATTGTCGGTTCGTTTTCGTCGTGGCGGCGAAAGCATCCGGCCGAAGGGTGGCGGTCAGACACGCAAATTGCGCAATCTCTACCAGGAAGCTCGGGTCGTGCCATGGATGCGGCCGCGTATTCCGTTGCTGTATGCCGGCGACCAACTCGCTGCGGTCGCCGATTTGTGGCAGGAAGAGGCATTGAGCAGCGCCGGGCGGGGGCTGCGGCTGCGCTGGGAAGATCATCCCGCGCTGTACTGA